One window of Bacteroidales bacterium genomic DNA carries:
- a CDS encoding class I SAM-dependent methyltransferase, whose amino-acid sequence MTRFNQIAKEWDAKPRRLLLAKNVYKAIIKEVKLSKNMSVLDIGTGTGLLLMHFITEVKQITGIDKSQEMLSMLKEKAKKAGVDNIDCILFDADTDQLNGKQYDLAVSSMTFHHLKKPDQFLNQIYNNLKPGGTVCIGDLGTEDGSFHSDNAADDVKHFGFDKTVFNIWLQNAGFKNTSVKTVFEIDRNDKKYPVFLAYGEKCL is encoded by the coding sequence ATGACCAGATTCAATCAAATTGCAAAAGAATGGGATGCCAAACCCCGAAGATTATTATTGGCAAAAAATGTATATAAAGCAATAATAAAAGAAGTTAAATTATCAAAAAATATGTCTGTTCTTGACATAGGAACGGGAACCGGCTTGTTACTTATGCATTTTATCACGGAAGTAAAACAAATCACGGGTATTGATAAATCTCAAGAAATGTTGAGTATGCTTAAAGAAAAAGCAAAAAAAGCCGGTGTTGATAATATTGACTGCATACTTTTTGATGCCGATACTGATCAACTTAACGGAAAGCAATATGATCTCGCTGTCTCAAGCATGACTTTTCATCACTTAAAAAAACCTGATCAATTCTTAAATCAAATTTATAACAATTTAAAACCGGGCGGAACAGTCTGTATTGGCGACCTTGGAACCGAAGACGGATCATTTCATTCGGATAATGCAGCTGATGATGTTAAACATTTCGGCTTTGACAAAACTGTATTTAATATTTGGCTACAAAATGCCGGCTTCAAAAATACAAGCGTTAAAACTGTTTTTGAAATTGACAGAAATGATAAAAAATATCCGGTATTTTTAGCATACGGGGAAAAATGCTTATGA
- the qmoC gene encoding quinone-interacting membrane-bound oxidoreductase complex subunit QmoC — protein MDIITPDKKFIRELSKSSGASLKQCMQCGACSAICSLSPDDKPFPRKEMIWAAWGLKDKLFGNPDVWLCHQCGDCTAGCPRGVKPGDVLSSIRNMSYQHYARPKFLGKLLSKSAFLPIVLLFPIISILTIIFFFGNINSQTEIINYSEFFPHAWLNGTFGILVLLILIGLIFSINAFWKDMIKSIPPGENKTGILKSIISTLKEILLHKNFTQCTENKIRYYSHLFVFWGFISLIVVTILAILSIILAQYPLDLWNPVKILGNLASLALFVGLGIMFIKRIFNKEKTGKSNYYDWIFLIFLFLLTLSGVGLEASRFLNWSFAYYLYIFHLVCVWIIIIYAPYTKFGHVIYRTVAMVYSKHIGRT, from the coding sequence ATGGATATCATTACCCCTGATAAAAAATTTATAAGAGAATTAAGCAAAAGCAGCGGTGCATCATTAAAACAATGTATGCAATGCGGGGCATGTTCGGCAATATGCAGCTTATCGCCCGATGATAAACCTTTCCCGAGAAAAGAAATGATTTGGGCAGCTTGGGGATTAAAAGACAAACTTTTCGGAAACCCTGATGTTTGGCTTTGTCATCAATGCGGAGATTGTACTGCCGGTTGTCCGCGCGGTGTAAAACCGGGTGATGTCCTTTCTTCAATAAGAAATATGTCGTATCAGCATTATGCCCGACCTAAATTTTTAGGAAAGTTACTGAGCAAATCTGCTTTTTTACCTATAGTTCTGCTGTTCCCTATAATTTCTATATTAACGATCATATTCTTTTTCGGAAATATTAATTCACAAACCGAAATTATTAATTATTCAGAATTTTTTCCTCATGCTTGGTTAAACGGCACTTTCGGCATCTTGGTTCTGTTAATTTTAATCGGATTAATATTTAGTATTAATGCATTTTGGAAAGATATGATAAAAAGTATCCCGCCGGGTGAAAATAAAACCGGTATTTTGAAAAGCATCATTTCAACATTAAAAGAAATATTATTGCATAAAAATTTTACACAATGTACTGAAAATAAAATAAGATATTATTCTCATTTATTTGTATTCTGGGGCTTCATCAGTTTAATTGTGGTAACCATACTTGCCATTTTGTCAATTATACTTGCTCAATATCCTTTAGATCTTTGGAATCCCGTTAAAATACTGGGCAATTTAGCATCATTGGCACTGTTTGTCGGATTAGGAATAATGTTTATAAAAAGAATATTTAACAAAGAAAAAACAGGAAAAAGTAACTATTACGATTGGATATTTTTGATATTCTTATTTCTGTTGACACTTTCAGGAGTCGGGCTTGAAGCATCAAGGTTTTTAAATTGGTCTTTTGCTTATTATTTATATATATTTCATCTTGTTTGCGTCTGGATTATAATAATTTATGCTCCTTATACAAAATTCGGACATGTAATTTATCGTACAGTTGCTATGGTTTACTCAAAGCATATAGGGAGAACATAG
- a CDS encoding FAD-dependent oxidoreductase — protein sequence MTKNIATYICTGCNIGESIDVEALSSVATEEFNLKVCKKHPFLCNKEGKDLIQSDIENSELDGIVIAGCSPRVNTKEFSFDSELQIERVNIREQVVWCQKPNDEDTQMMAEDYLRMGITKIEKTLNPKPYIAEDLSSDILVIGGGITGITAAIEGAKAGYNIVLVEKEDKLGGFANNLYKQIPQKAPYKQLEEPNIGEKIAELDQYTNIKVLKSSDIKEISGEPGKFKVTLINSGTEEQYKVAAIVLSTGWKPYDASKLPEYHYGTFKNVLTNIEFEKLAKEGNIHRISDKKKAENILFIQCAGSRDEKHLPYCSNYCCSASLKQVKYVTELNPDANVFILYKDIRMPGRLEIFYKEIQDNDQIFLTKGELLQFTEDKDGSITVEINDNLLNETVRLKLDLVVLAIGMTPSNSEDLNLNYRKGKGLPELKYNFPDSHFICFPYETRRTGIYSAGTVRMPDCISASTEDAQGAVLKAVQCIESIKRGEGVHPRSGDTSFPEIYFERCTDCKRCTEECPFGMYDENEKGTPVPNPNRCRRCGICLGACPERVINFADFSIDSISSMIKAIEVPDEFEEKPRILAFVCENDAYPAFDMAGYKRLQYSAFIRIIPVRCIGSVNKVWISDALSKGFDGIMQIGCKPGDDYQCHFITGSELTETRAENMQETFETMMLEPERLRTEFIEINEYDKIPELINNYVEEIELIGPNPFKDI from the coding sequence ATGACAAAAAACATAGCAACATATATCTGCACCGGTTGTAATATAGGTGAAAGCATTGATGTTGAAGCCTTAAGTTCCGTTGCAACGGAAGAATTCAATCTCAAAGTGTGTAAAAAGCATCCGTTTTTATGCAATAAAGAAGGAAAGGACTTAATTCAATCCGATATTGAAAATTCTGAATTAGACGGAATTGTTATTGCCGGATGTTCTCCTCGGGTGAATACAAAAGAATTTTCATTTGATTCTGAATTACAGATTGAAAGAGTTAATATCAGAGAGCAAGTTGTTTGGTGCCAAAAACCTAATGATGAAGATACGCAAATGATGGCTGAGGATTATTTAAGAATGGGAATTACAAAAATTGAAAAAACACTAAATCCAAAACCATATATTGCTGAAGATTTAAGCTCTGATATATTAGTTATAGGCGGCGGTATTACAGGAATAACAGCAGCAATTGAAGGAGCTAAAGCAGGATATAACATTGTTCTTGTTGAAAAAGAAGATAAACTCGGAGGTTTCGCAAATAATTTATATAAACAAATACCGCAAAAAGCTCCATACAAACAATTGGAGGAACCGAATATCGGCGAAAAAATTGCAGAATTAGATCAATACACCAATATAAAGGTTTTAAAATCTTCTGATATAAAAGAAATTTCAGGTGAACCGGGAAAATTTAAAGTAACATTGATAAATTCCGGTACAGAAGAACAATATAAAGTTGCTGCGATTGTTCTATCCACCGGTTGGAAACCTTATGATGCATCAAAACTGCCGGAGTATCATTACGGAACTTTTAAGAATGTACTTACGAATATTGAATTTGAAAAATTAGCCAAAGAAGGAAATATTCACAGAATATCTGATAAAAAAAAGGCGGAGAATATATTATTTATTCAATGTGCCGGATCCAGAGATGAGAAACATCTCCCCTATTGCTCAAACTATTGCTGTTCGGCAAGTTTAAAGCAAGTCAAATATGTAACGGAATTAAATCCTGATGCAAATGTTTTCATTTTGTATAAAGATATCAGAATGCCGGGGAGATTGGAGATATTTTATAAAGAAATTCAAGATAACGATCAAATATTCCTGACAAAAGGGGAACTGTTACAATTTACAGAAGACAAAGACGGAAGCATCACAGTTGAGATTAATGATAATTTACTTAATGAAACTGTCAGATTAAAACTTGATTTGGTTGTTTTAGCTATAGGAATGACACCTTCAAACTCAGAAGATCTTAATTTAAACTACAGGAAAGGCAAAGGGTTACCTGAGCTAAAATACAATTTCCCGGATTCTCATTTTATTTGTTTCCCTTACGAAACAAGAAGAACCGGAATATATAGTGCCGGAACGGTAAGAATGCCGGATTGTATAAGTGCAAGCACAGAGGATGCTCAAGGAGCTGTTTTAAAGGCTGTTCAGTGTATTGAAAGCATAAAACGAGGTGAAGGTGTTCATCCGAGATCAGGAGATACATCTTTTCCTGAAATTTATTTTGAACGATGTACGGATTGTAAACGTTGTACAGAAGAATGCCCCTTTGGTATGTATGACGAGAACGAAAAAGGAACTCCTGTTCCTAACCCTAATCGTTGCAGAAGATGCGGTATTTGTTTGGGCGCTTGTCCCGAAAGAGTAATAAACTTTGCAGATTTTTCAATTGACAGTATCTCCTCAATGATAAAAGCAATTGAAGTACCTGACGAATTTGAAGAAAAACCAAGAATTTTGGCATTTGTATGTGAAAATGATGCTTATCCTGCATTTGATATGGCCGGGTATAAAAGATTACAATACAGTGCCTTTATCAGAATTATTCCGGTAAGATGTATCGGGTCAGTAAATAAAGTTTGGATTTCGGATGCTCTTTCAAAAGGCTTTGACGGAATTATGCAAATAGGTTGCAAACCGGGTGATGATTATCAATGCCATTTTATTACCGGCAGTGAATTAACGGAAACAAGAGCCGAGAACATGCAAGAAACATTTGAAACAATGATGCTTGAACCGGAAAGATTAAGAACAGAATTTATCGAAATTAATGAATATGATAAAATACCTGAATTGATTAATAATTATGTTGAAGAAATTGAATTGATAGGGCCTAATCCGTTTAAGGATATTTAA
- a CDS encoding CoB--CoM heterodisulfide reductase iron-sulfur subunit A family protein, whose protein sequence is MNKKHILVIGGGISGITTTVEIAEVGHNVTLIEQLPYLGGKVAQVNQYFPKLCPPYCGLEINFKRIKQNPRITLYTSSTVESISGSKGNFSVKIKKSPEYINDNCTACGDCSEVCPEERPNLFNYGIDKTKAVYMPHEMAFPWKYSIDDKYCKKQSCNKCADVCKYNAVNLNAEEEQFEINVHSVVFATGWKPYDASKLETLGFDKYPNIITNVMMERTAAKNGPTTGEIKRPSDNKIPKTIAFIQCAGSRDENHLPYCSGVCCSASLKQALYINELYPETKIKIFYIDLRVSGRNEDFLQKVQKRENIEMIKGKVAIINELTETNNLILEAEDIMSGRKVKEEVEMAVLATGIVPLNPNISQLSIDEFGFLENIQEDGIYAAGCSKKPLDVSSSLKDATGMALKAIQQD, encoded by the coding sequence ATGAATAAAAAACACATACTTGTTATTGGCGGTGGTATAAGCGGTATCACTACTACCGTTGAAATTGCCGAAGTAGGACATAATGTAACTCTGATTGAACAATTACCGTATTTGGGAGGTAAAGTAGCTCAAGTTAATCAATATTTTCCAAAACTGTGCCCACCCTATTGCGGATTGGAAATAAATTTCAAACGAATAAAACAAAACCCGCGTATTACATTATACACATCTTCAACTGTTGAATCAATTTCGGGTTCAAAAGGTAACTTTTCGGTTAAAATTAAAAAATCTCCTGAATATATTAATGATAATTGTACAGCTTGTGGTGATTGCTCTGAAGTTTGCCCTGAAGAACGCCCGAATCTTTTCAATTATGGTATTGATAAAACAAAAGCCGTATATATGCCTCATGAAATGGCGTTTCCATGGAAATATTCAATAGATGATAAATATTGCAAAAAACAAAGCTGCAATAAATGCGCAGATGTTTGTAAATACAATGCCGTGAATCTAAATGCTGAAGAGGAACAATTTGAGATAAATGTTCATTCTGTTGTTTTTGCAACCGGCTGGAAACCTTATGATGCATCTAAATTGGAAACGCTTGGATTCGATAAATATCCTAATATTATTACCAATGTTATGATGGAGCGAACAGCAGCTAAAAACGGACCTACAACAGGAGAAATTAAGCGACCGTCAGACAATAAAATACCAAAGACAATAGCTTTTATTCAGTGCGCAGGTTCCAGAGACGAAAATCATCTGCCATACTGTTCGGGAGTTTGTTGCTCTGCTTCATTAAAACAAGCATTATACATTAATGAATTATACCCTGAAACAAAGATCAAAATATTTTATATTGACCTAAGAGTATCGGGAAGAAATGAAGATTTCTTGCAAAAAGTTCAAAAAAGGGAGAACATTGAGATGATAAAAGGGAAAGTTGCAATTATAAATGAACTTACTGAAACGAATAATCTTATTTTGGAAGCAGAAGATATTATGTCCGGACGAAAAGTTAAAGAGGAAGTTGAAATGGCTGTTCTTGCCACCGGAATAGTGCCTCTAAATCCAAATATAAGTCAGTTGTCAATTGACGAATTCGGATTTCTTGAAAACATACAGGAAGACGGAATTTATGCAGCAGGTTGTTCGAAAAAACCACTTGATGTGTCAAGTTCGTTAAAAGATGCGACAGGTATGGCTTTGAAAGCTATACAGCAAGATTAA
- a CDS encoding YkgJ family cysteine cluster protein encodes MLTVELDGYSHQNIETYEKDKQKEKRLKMPKYLDISDKVKFSCHKGVACLNKCCCDVNIFLTPYDIVRLKNVLGINSQDFLDKYTVSPFSKEQKIPVIVLKLKEEDKTCPFAGKEGCEVYADRPRACRMYPINENSHEISKKTDKPFQLIEDDFCLGHKENKTVTISDYLHEQGIEKYNEMLEYFNQIISHESFIESKHLTEQQIGMFYLACYNIDKFREFVFESSFLKRFEINEEEIERIKNDDVELLKFGSIWLRFALFGEKLFKLK; translated from the coding sequence ATGCTTACTGTCGAACTTGACGGTTATTCACATCAAAATATTGAAACATACGAAAAAGACAAGCAAAAAGAAAAACGTTTGAAAATGCCAAAATACCTCGACATCTCCGATAAAGTAAAGTTTTCTTGTCATAAAGGAGTGGCATGTTTGAATAAATGTTGCTGTGATGTTAATATATTTCTTACACCTTACGATATTGTAAGATTGAAAAATGTTTTAGGTATAAATTCACAAGATTTTCTTGATAAATACACTGTTTCTCCATTCAGTAAGGAACAAAAAATACCGGTTATTGTCCTGAAATTAAAAGAAGAAGATAAGACATGTCCTTTTGCAGGAAAAGAAGGGTGCGAAGTTTACGCAGACCGACCAAGAGCTTGCAGAATGTATCCGATTAATGAAAATTCACATGAAATTTCTAAGAAAACCGATAAGCCGTTTCAATTGATTGAGGATGACTTTTGTTTAGGGCATAAAGAGAATAAAACAGTTACTATTTCTGATTATTTACACGAACAAGGCATCGAAAAATATAACGAAATGCTTGAGTATTTTAATCAAATCATATCTCACGAATCATTTATTGAAAGTAAACATCTTACTGAACAACAGATAGGAATGTTTTATTTAGCATGTTATAATATTGATAAGTTCAGAGAATTTGTATTTGAAAGCTCTTTTTTAAAACGGTTTGAAATAAATGAAGAAGAAATTGAAAGAATTAAAAATGATGATGTTGAACTTTTGAAATTCGGATCTATATGGTTACGATTTGCTCTTTTTGGGGAGAAATTGTTTAAGTTGAAATAA
- the aprA gene encoding adenylyl-sulfate reductase subunit alpha, whose translation MNIYENYETVEVTTDLLILGGGMAACGAAFEAAHWAKKNNLKVTLVDKASMDRSGAVAMGLSAINMYVGLKEGKNTLKDYVDYVKNDLMGIVRDDLVANIGRHVDSSVHLFEKWGLPIWKDENEKYVNEGRWQIMIHGESYKTIVAEAAKNALKELGENGEYLERVFITDPIMEGDRCVGAVGFSVRENKFYVFKAKSVLVAMGGAVHIFRPKSVGEGLGRSWYPPFNSGASAYFTIKAGAEMTCQEVRFVPIRFKDAYGPVGAWFLLFQARATNALGEEYMKTRAGELDNWLPYGKNKPIPTSLRNHLMLLDEAEGKGPIYMRTDEAIKNFVAEIEDKKQAARKLKELEKEAWEDFLDMTISQALLWASTDTMPEEKASEISPCEPYFISSHSGASGAWMSGPEDIAPDDYKWGYDNMTTVKGMFAAGDASGASSHKFSSGSFTEGRIAGKSAIRFCVENQDIPEISAEKIEEMKKTTFMPLEIFETHKHYSNDPDVNPNFIKPKMFMFRLQKIMDEYAGGVSNSFKTSESLLQKGMEYLNFLHEDSEKLAAQNLNELMRCWENRHRIWQAESHIRTVLFREETRWPGYLFRTDFPEMKENWKCFANCRYNPETEKWEMMKRDIIELT comes from the coding sequence ATGAATATATACGAAAATTATGAAACGGTTGAAGTTACAACCGATCTGTTAATTCTTGGCGGAGGTATGGCTGCTTGCGGAGCTGCTTTTGAAGCAGCTCATTGGGCAAAGAAGAATAATCTAAAAGTTACTTTAGTTGATAAAGCATCAATGGACAGAAGCGGTGCAGTAGCAATGGGCTTATCTGCAATAAACATGTATGTAGGCCTGAAAGAAGGAAAAAATACACTTAAAGATTATGTTGACTATGTTAAAAATGATCTGATGGGCATTGTCAGAGATGATCTGGTTGCTAATATCGGACGACATGTTGATTCTTCGGTTCATTTATTCGAGAAATGGGGTTTACCTATATGGAAAGATGAAAACGAAAAATATGTAAACGAAGGAAGATGGCAAATAATGATTCACGGTGAATCATATAAAACAATTGTAGCAGAGGCTGCAAAAAATGCCTTAAAAGAATTAGGAGAAAACGGTGAATACCTTGAAAGAGTATTTATAACAGATCCGATCATGGAAGGCGACAGATGTGTCGGAGCTGTCGGTTTCAGTGTGAGAGAAAATAAATTCTATGTGTTTAAAGCAAAATCCGTACTCGTGGCTATGGGAGGTGCTGTTCATATTTTCAGACCGAAATCCGTGGGCGAAGGATTGGGACGTTCATGGTATCCACCTTTTAATTCCGGTGCAAGTGCTTATTTTACTATAAAAGCCGGTGCTGAAATGACATGTCAAGAAGTTAGATTTGTTCCTATAAGATTTAAAGATGCTTACGGGCCGGTCGGTGCATGGTTTTTATTGTTTCAAGCAAGAGCTACAAATGCTCTCGGCGAAGAATATATGAAAACACGAGCCGGTGAACTTGATAATTGGTTGCCTTACGGAAAAAACAAACCAATTCCGACAAGCCTCAGGAATCATTTAATGTTGTTGGATGAAGCAGAAGGGAAAGGGCCGATTTATATGAGAACCGATGAAGCAATTAAAAATTTTGTGGCTGAAATTGAAGACAAAAAACAAGCTGCAAGAAAGCTCAAGGAACTTGAAAAAGAAGCATGGGAAGATTTCTTGGATATGACTATAAGTCAGGCACTTTTATGGGCTTCAACCGATACAATGCCGGAGGAAAAAGCGTCTGAAATATCACCTTGCGAACCCTATTTTATAAGTTCACATTCAGGAGCTTCCGGAGCATGGATGAGCGGGCCTGAAGATATAGCTCCTGATGATTACAAGTGGGGATACGATAATATGACTACTGTTAAAGGAATGTTTGCTGCCGGAGATGCTTCCGGTGCTTCAAGCCATAAATTTTCTTCAGGTTCATTTACGGAAGGAAGAATTGCAGGAAAATCAGCAATCAGATTTTGTGTAGAAAATCAAGACATACCGGAAATAAGTGCAGAGAAAATTGAAGAAATGAAAAAAACTACTTTCATGCCTTTGGAAATCTTTGAAACACATAAACATTATTCAAACGACCCGGATGTTAATCCGAATTTTATAAAACCAAAAATGTTTATGTTCAGGCTTCAAAAAATAATGGATGAATATGCAGGAGGTGTTTCAAATTCATTTAAAACCTCTGAATCCTTACTTCAAAAAGGTATGGAATATTTAAATTTCTTACACGAAGATTCAGAAAAATTAGCGGCTCAAAATTTAAATGAATTAATGAGATGTTGGGAAAACAGACACAGAATTTGGCAAGCCGAGTCGCATATCAGAACTGTATTGTTCAGAGAAGAAACTCGTTGGCCCGGCTATCTTTTCAGAACAGATTTTCCGGAAATGAAAGAAAATTGGAAATGCTTTGCTAATTGCAGGTATAATCCGGAAACAGAGAAGTGGGAAATGATGAAGAGGGATATTATTGAGTTGACTTAA